The nucleotide window ATCGTGTGAATAGTTCAATTTGCTAGAATTCCTAAGTGGTGCGTAGACATCGATATTTTGTAGGACTTCACAATACGAGTTTTATATTATTGAAGGTTTTTAGAGGCAACTCTACCCTTAATTCTAGGtcatgcctatataaagagTAATATGTTTCAGCATTTCGAATATCTCATAAATTCTTagatattcataattttttttttttggtaaacttTTCAGTccttttattaattgaaaagaACATACAACTCACTTGGGCCTATTGCCCAGGTCCAGCTACTAGACAAAAacggaaaaaataaaaaacaaactaaaagcCTAGTTTCCTAATACATTTTCCTTTAGACAAGGTTTTTCTAAACGCCGCTTCTTCCTCATCTGACCAACAAATCTCCACATCTAAATTATGTTTCTCCTGCTATGATCTAACAAATCTTTCCATCTTCTCCTAAAGTGAGAAATCAATTTGTAAGATCTGCCTCTTGTTCCTTCGTTGCTCATTTATCAATAATAAGTAATTGTCTTTCTGTCTGTTGCGCAGTTCTCCTCCTTGATTGAATCTAACTGGTTCGGGGAGCAATTGTGTTCTCTGATATGCTGGCTTGTGCTTGTGATGTTTTGTTTGTGGATCTTCTCTGCTAGGGGCGGGCTTCTTTACTGTGTGAGTcccatttctttcttctttttccaacTCCATCTTCAAACTACTGATTTCTTTGTCTTCTTTCTGTATATGATGCTTGACCAACTTGCAAGGTTTACTCTGGTCCATCGTCTTCCAGTTTTACTCCGATCCAAGAAACAAGACTATCTTGCATTTCATACTTGTAGTATTTACTAGATTTGGTGTACATcttgtaaatgtaaaatatcTATGTTGTATCCTTTCCTCCCCCCTTATCCCTCCTTGATGATATTCTTAGATATGGGCTCTGTATCTTATCACTATTTAATATCCTTCTTCCCTTTGGTTCTAGGCTCGCAAATCCTGTATATATGCAATTTCCATGCTCTATTGCCTGATTTGCTATATAGTCCGCAAGTTGATTTCCTTCCCTCGTAACATGTTGGACTATGTGTTGTATGTTTTACATTTACAAGATGTACACCAAATCTTAGATATTCACAAAGAAATCATGAAGAGATCAAAAAGTGATCTTGAATAGTCCCTAAACTCTTGAgatattcataaagagatcaaaataTGTCAAACTCTTCTTGATAATAAAATACTTCAAGAAGAACTACAAATCATTTCATGGAGATCAAGTCCAAAATCATCATAGTTCGAGAAATGTGtcaatcaagggaggaacaaaattatacacacactacttatgaataaaatattcttgttttttcatatatatttttttgtgattgcaatttattttccgttactttaaaatttgttgcaaacataGTGCATTTATAACTATGGTCATAACTTATGTGTTATGCGAACTCATAACCTCTTAAGAAATTATTTGCGtttgactaattatttttcactaGTTAATTACCTCAAATGATTATAGTGAATTTACTATGTTCTCGTTATAAATCTAATTCAGATAggtaaaatactatttttaaatattacatACAATTATCAGTTTTTTCCCTGATCAGTTCCAAAACTCATGACAATACCAATTCAAAAATTCGTTCAAACATCCCAGGCCAAAAGTTTGATAGAATATGCTTTCTATTATATCTCGATCATATTGATGGTACTCTATCCGTCTCAAACTGTGTGGTGATTTCTAAAATGCTTAAGTCATTCATGGTCCCTTAAAGTCATTTGTGTAATTTACTTAGACACTTCATCTCAATATTCTACCTATTAAACACTCCAATATtaacatatacatacatatcaAACACTAACATACATTTAGTTCATATATTTAGAACTTGgttaatttttaaatagaaatttagaattataaattcaattttttgatgTTCTAACTTCTAAAAGAACTTTGTCTAATATTTTAGGAGTTTTAATTAAACTATTCAAatcttatattaataatataaatataaatgaagTTTATAACAATAAGATCAATGACAATGTATTATAAACACATAGCTAAAATCCCTTTTACTTAAAATAAACTTTGtcaatataaataaacaatattacttaaatatgaaaaaaattgttaatattttgagatatttaccCTAATTTTATATGTCTGCTAATATTTTTAGCTTTTAATGCTTTCTGTGTGGCATCAAATGAACCAGTTAAGGCTTAGTCCGTGAAATTCCTTGTACCATAAGTTTTTGACAAATCTCAAATAGGAGAGAACCATTACTTCTAACTTGGCATAAAAGATTTTCACAAGCTATAGGAAATAGtttataaaatgaagaaaatattgcATTAACTTGATTTGGTTAAAAACATCACAAGCATAACATAAGAGTTTAAAAGAACTTGTCAAGCACTAGTTGGgcaaaaggtaaaataaatcATAGTCAAAATCCTAATAGCTTAGTTAAGCTTTTTTTGTTGAATAGCtgaattatcaaattaaagtcttagtaatttatttattatttccaTAATTAATATTGCCTACGCAACAATTTGTAATCTTATTTAATCTTTGCATTTTGTCACTTGACGGCTGAGAATGAACTGTGGTAACTGAAAACATTTCCAGCAACACAGAACCTGACTATGGTAATCATTTGGTGTCTACTCATGCTtcaagttttggaaaatgtagTTAGAAAATTTCACTCGCTACTTATGGATTAGAAAAATGACTCTTCTTTCTATTAAAAAGACTGATTATGAGAATAATTTTGATAGAagtttaaactattttattttttgcagtTTGCGTCACGATGCAACATTTGTAGCTGGAAATATTTTTAGCAAAATAGATATTGACTATTCATGTGTTCTAACGATGGTAAATTACTAACTATAATATAATATCGTTTTTCCTAATTACAGAACAACGATTTAAGTGTACACTTGAAACGTGGAGTCCAATTCTCTATATTTTATATGGTTTATATTTCCGGTGGGTCTCAATGAGGTCCACTATTGTAACCATTATCTAAATGGGTAATGGTTCCGACATTGGATTTCCCTCGGGTGTAATTGgggatataatttttaaatatttgtaaaattataaatttgaaatgaaatgaaatatttctgTTATATTGCTAGGGTTTTTGGTGAAGATTGAATCTTTAGACCTAAATGagctttatttttgttatttcctCAAGTTTAAGTTTGTTTGTTTGGTTGTTGATAAACCTCAATgaacttcattttctttcaacaTACTATACAAATTTATGAGAAGTTTTACCTTTTTAGTATTAGCCACTCCTAGAAAGTGTGTGTAGTTTTATCTCTCTGTCAAAATCCTGCCTTAGCAATCAGTTCAGTATGGAGATTTTCTCATATTTGTGTAAAATACCTGCCCATTCTCTTTTAGCTTGCCGGTGTAATGAACTTTGATTTGTGCAACAGTTCGATTAGCAGAAAAAATTGAGACTCCATTATTTCGGATATAAAGTCGcttaaattcataatttgaGTTATCTATAAATTCTCGATTAAATTGCCTTCTTTCCCCGGAGCGGCCAATTTTCCACCATCTTCATCCAACGCGAGATCTTCAATGGTCAACCCACTAGACAAGGTCCTTATTACACTAGACTTGAACTTCAAACTCTTCTCCTCAACATCCACATATTGTCTATTCATTTCATTCTCTTGCAGAACAGGTAGATCCTTGTTTACCAAACAGTCCTCCtgagattttataaaatgatggattttttttacaaaatatatactTATGAGCCAAATTtttacatttataaaaaaattaaaatcatgatttgaaatgtgaaatcattttttttttttggagaatttgggcTATGAAATCATAATATggaattgcatgtccaaacgcaAGCTTAGTTTGTCTAAAGAAAggcaggggcggagctacatGTATGAAATGGTGGTTAACCGAACACCCTTCGCCGGAAAATTATATCGTGTATATAGATAAAATATTGTTTAATAACTGgatatataattaattgaacACCCTAAAACACGACACTAGTGGTCTGGTGGTAAGCGTGTTTATTTATGAGTAACAGGTCTGCGGTTCAATCCTCAGTTGTAGCATAGCCGCCTTGTATCTTCTTTATGTTTCTAGCcttaaattgattaatttaataattaagattttattgttttctatatattttcgACTTGTATTAAGTGAATTATTAGGTATACACATTctcaagaaattttttttaaagataaaattaaagattattaTCCACTATTATACTTTTGATTATttctaaactatttttttagaaaatgtaaaatagtTAAAGAATCTTACTAAAACAAAAGGTAAATATGGAAAAAAGTTTCGATAATTCTCTCGAACTTTGAAACATTCAGTTATTTGAATCACGAAAAAAGTCTCAATAATTCATTTAATATGAACTAGAGGGAGTATATTCAACTAGTAGctaaaattgtttttgttgacTTTTGTCCATTAGTTTTGATTTATACCATtgatagttttatagttttaaatttccgTATGATTTAGTTATTAAGtgatatgtaatttaatttttaaatttgggGGCACCCACTcatcagtaaaaaaaaatgttttgtgcACCCGCTCATcagctaaaaaaaattatgacacttttaaagtttgaacaCTCTTGGCGAAAttcctggctccgccactgaagAAAGGAGATATCCCACTGGACCATCATAACCCACAGGCCACACTGACGGAGATAAGAAAAGGATAGCTGCAGAACTCATAATCAAATTCAAGAGACAATTGATAGCTTAAACCTTGCATGATCACATGGAGGTAGCTTAAACCTTGAATGATcataatcaattttatttggatttgatttggtttggttttagattttaaaaaatcgaTAGTATTTGATTTAGTTAtgattttattcgaaaaaatcaaagaaataaccGAATCGATAAATTATatccatatattttattattatacatacttaatatattatttttataaacattttaaagatcttatatctgttttcataaaaaattctttataattacttattgaaagcaataaTGCCCAAGGTGAgaatatttatcttattgatttcatgtatatgagtgtctatgacaattttttgttggattgaaaatgttattgtctcttccttctaggccaaaatagtaaattttaaagttttattcatagtaaatttagtgatagAAAGTTCGGTAATGTCactcattctaactatttttcgttttgaatgtattgtagtcacttttttcacattttgaatgaattgtttcttttatttttgtgtatgattaataaccaaaccaaaccgataagaatcaaaccgataaatggatattatatttggtttggtttggttttgatatttttaaaaccgattaagttggtttgattttgcTTTTGGCCAATAACCGATTCAAATCGACCCGTGAACACCACTACTCTTGAgaattaatatttgaagttaacTATTGAGTTGTTAATTTGTTGCTACGTTGATTTGTTCATAAATGATTTAATTGTTAGTTgactttatatttttagttaagaAATGtccataaataatatatatatatatatatattattttattttttaatttttaaatttatttatataaaagtttGGTTTTTCGGTACATCGAAATTTTGAGACTCTTACACTGAATCAAACCGAAGAACCGAACTTCTAAAAACACAACACCAAATTAATCGTATGTCGTTACCTAATGACGAATTTAAACGATACGATACAATAGacttaagtaacaatcaaaataaatattttattattttaaattagcaatacaatacataacaaccATCCAACCAAGGTGTTAGTCAAAcataaacaattaatttttattttttcacccccaTCCTCGATCCCCCCCgcaacccccccccccaccccccacacACACCCAaaagaaatttaagtttgtttttaaaaaaatattttcaatttcaaaaattattttctactctagtaaatataaaagatatttctcaaaaacattttttattcataaatcaaacactaaaaatcttttccggaaaatattttctactcaccaaccaaacatgagaaaataagtcaaaaatctacttattttccagaaaaatgttttctagaataacattttccttcataccaaacacacccgtagtttttattttcttttaatgaagTTTTAGAAAGACAGAAGTTCTATTCAGCTCCATCTTTGATCCCTAACTCATCTGTTTCAACatgataacaaaaaaaaagtaataataatatcaaagaaCAAGATAGTAGatgtataataataacaatCTTGATAATGTGGGAGTAAAAGTCTGTTTTGACACTAACGCAATATCGATAAGATAAATTTGTTGATCATCCTAGATGTCCTCATCTACCTTAACTCGTAACGTTACATTAGAAATCTTTAcggataatttttttctttttgatgtacaaggatgatttaaaaattatgtactGACGTTGATAGTAATGATAATTGTGATATGAATTATGACTTGAATAAGGATGGAAGAATCCCATTGaatatgtttttcttattaagtagagtataatttaataatgtgtgttatttttgaaagttacatatatgtttcaaaaaaatatattttcttttacgTTTAAATCAAAGGCTtgaatgttttttaaaataaaatacttattttctattttaaatttcataaaaattaaatgcataaaaaaattatttttaatttaaatttgttttttataaGCTATATTCTATTATACttagttacatatatatacctCATAAGGTGTGTAACTGTAGGAAtttcataatacataaattaagatGCAAGTATAAAAAATGTATCCGAACCTGAATCATATTATTAGTGATGTTTAGTGTATTTAATTAACTTATCATCCCTAAgtaatataatgaaataatagaGTATATTATGACAATTAAGAAGctatatcaaaataattaatcccATAAATAAGGAAGAAGAAATGCAATCCTTTAAAACCAAATTAAACATaacaaatttagaatttaaacGATAAGATTTCTGATGAGTTGATAGAGTGAGTTCTAAGGTGAACCTCTATCCTTATTGTTCACATGTAGATAGggctaaaaatatcaaaatattgaatTCTATCGAATCCATAAACAATTAGAAATAGTTGAATGGGACAAATGTTCAAAAAAAAGTGACCTCTTGTCTGTAAAAGAAGAGGCCAGAAGGTCCATCATTTGGCAACAAAGCAAGTTTCACAAAGCTTTCTGCACCTTCTTCAGCAGTTAAATTCCCAGTATTAGCGTTTACGTCTGTTTTGCAATAGCCAGGACACACCGAATTAACGCGAAAATTCGGATATTTAGTAGCTAAAATTCTTGTATAGGCAACCAAGGCTGCTTTTGAAACTTTGTAAGCTGAAAAGTAAGTTGGCCATCCTTTGGATTCAATTGAATTTTCTGTAAAATCTTTGAGAAATTCATTCAACACTTGCTCCACCTTTTCTTCTGTTAGGCTTTTTTCATCACTTAGCACTTTTTTAGCCCATTCGTTGCGCAATAACTGTATAGAATAACAATTAATATCCTAAACAATAAATTGTACGCAAATCTTATCactagagaggttgtttctaatAAACCTTAACGTCAGGGAAAAAAAATAGTCCAAAGCAGAATAGAGGaataaaataagggaaaaatgacaaatataccccccAAACATTTATGTCCTTCACTCTAACGATATTTACGATAGTTTGAGggtatatttttcctttttcccatACAATAATAATGAAAGTATCGTTACCTTTAACTTCCCTAAGAAAGAAGCAACATTAACAATCCTTGGGGAATTAGAGAGTTGAAGGAGAGGAGCAAATGCTTCAATCATTCTTTTTGCACCATAGTAGTTTGTCTCCACACATTGTTTTGTCAACTCATAATTTGTTACAATTTCAGGATATGATTTCATTGTGCCTCCATCTTCCTGcatagtaattaattaatagttagGATATTGTAACTAGcatttaatgtatatatatgtaaacataaaattaaattacaaaatattttagaattggaaacatatatatatatatatatatatatcttactCCATTTTCAGTGGAAATGGTTAAGAAATCTCCTTCTATTATCTCTTTTAGTACAAGCACATCTCCTTCTACCATTAATCCACCAACTCCTGCGTTGTTAATCTGCAAagcataaattcataatttcttatttctctgaacaattaggaaaatatttttaaaaatgttattaaattaaatttatatataattgagAATATAATTTTGTCAGTTTTACACCATCGGGTATATTACAAAATGATATCTTTTTGATCTCCAGTAACaggaaaaaatgttttaaaataaattgcaCATGGATGTTACCTATTTTTGTGGATCTTAAAGATCTTATGTCTTACAGTTGATGATCTTCCTCACaaggaaaattaattttttttttaaaagagaaatgCTATATAGTAAATGGTAATTGTACCTATTTTTGTAAGATCTCAAGGAACATAATAAGCATTTTGGACCTAAATAAAATTGGTAACTGAATAGTGTACAACATTTACGCGTCCCTTACAGAAAATATTAATAAGGACAACAAGTAAAATGGACCAAAGAGagtttataatttaattaaatcctTGCAACTTGATTAATAACATGGCTATGAAACTTGTAATGTTCAATTTTCTGAGAAAGACatttaataaacttaattataagagtatttttctaaatttttatttacttcTTCTTAAACGTATGATTTAACTAATACTCCAAAATCTGTAATATTTCCTTTATAAATCATACGTTTAATTAATACTTCACAAATTGGATCAGTAAACGTGGGATTTTGAGTTTATCAATTTTAGTTACTTCTAGCAAACTCTTAAAACGAATTGATAAATTATTCATACgtaatttttttaacataaacAAAATATGTATTAAAGTTAATGAGTTTTCCTGAACTGATATAAACAAAATGGGTGGAgttataaatagtaaaaattaggcaaatgacatagtataagaaagaaattacttcctttccctactTTTTCattgttgtgtatttaagtaatttgttCTTATAAATTGTAGTTACCAGAATATCAAGCCTTCCAAATTTTGagttgatgaaatccacaagaGAAGAAATACTAGTTGGATCCAAAATATCAAGTTGATGAAACAAAACTTGATCATTAGTAAAGTTTGACTCCTTTTTGAGCCTTTCAATAGCTTCAATGCCTCTTTTTTCATCTCTTGATGTCAACACTACAATTACACCTTTGCTTGCTAATTGCTTGCATGTTTCATATCCTAGTCCTTTATTTCCCCCACTCACCACTGCATACCTGACCATACCATATATCAaagatatttaaattatatacatcgATACTATAATATTTTCTACACTAGCAACGTAGTTCTTATAGATGGCATATTAGATGACTTATTTACAACATCAGTGCATAGAACTTAGAacttcaccaaaaaaataaattatacacaGAAAAAAATAACTACGCGATTGTAtttgtgaatatatatataccttgtGCTCTTGACGTTGGTGATTTTTTCTGCCATTGTTGGAAGTTGTAATATAAGTAGCTAGCTTTAGATATGGGGATTGTTTGCTAATTGCTATGTGttctgttatttttatttaggcaGAGTgtgtgtatttatatatatcaatgTTAGTGTTGTCCTATTTTACGATGACAAAAGCACGTTCCTAAAAGCCTAAATTATTAAGCATTTCTTCACCATTACTCTATTATTCAACTTGctatttaattataatgagTAACGAATTTCAAAATATTCGCCAGCAGTTTACATATCAAATATTTTGGGGATATgtttgttgtatattttttttttctgtataTTAGATAAACACACACTAAGCATCTTCCTAGATAATAACTTgcttcattttatatataattgttaGTGTTGAACCTGTTTTTAGTGTCATTGCGTTGACAAAAGCACGTTGCTAAAAGCCTAAAATTTTAAACATTTCTTCACAGAATTCAATGTGTGTCCTTAAACTATTTAATTCTGAGACGTAGAATTATTTTGTGTTATGAATCAGCCCCAGCCCAATAGGGATACCAACAAGGATATCACACAAATAGATATTGGGCCGAGTAAAAGCAATCAGGCCATGCCTTCACAAAGGATAATTTGGGATCCAGACTGAGGGTACGTTTGTTATAGTTAAATAGATTAGGGCATCACTATCAGAGGACATCAAAGGAATTATGTGCAAAGGCATTTCTGTGTTCTCATCCCCAATTCTAGAGTCTAAGTTTTTCATCTTCATTCTTATCTCTATCCTTATCCTTAGTTACttgttatttcaatatttccatTGTAATTCGGTAGTTTGATTATTGCAATTAGAATCTTAAAGTTGTAATAGTGTTCTAGTGCTCTTATTAATAGTGTGAGGATTTCAGTTTGTTACATTTTGTCTTTAGGATGAAACCGAGTacatttttcaaatgaattagtcaaacacaaatttttatttatagccAAAATGACTGAGTATTAAGATGAAAAGGTGCAATACAATATTACGAAGACAAAGATCCTTTTCAtgttttaaagataaaattgacGAGAATACAACAAGAATTTAAACGTTATAGTTTCTGATTCGATTTGTATCCTTATTTTTCACACGTACATATTAATAGTTGAATTATCCAACTGTTCAAAAAGAGGTGACATCCTTTCTGTAAAAGAAGACACCAGAAGGTCCATCATTTGGCAACAAAGCAAGTTTAACCAAGCTTTCAGCACCTTCTTGAGCAGTTAAACTTCCAGTATATGCAGTCATGTCTGTACCACAATAGCCAGGACACACCGAATTTACGCGAAAATTCGGATATTTTGAACCTAAAACTCTTGTGTAGGCAATCAAGGCTGCTTTTGACACTTTGTAAGCTGCAAAGTAAGTTGGCCATCCTTTGGCTTCTACTGAATTTTCTGTAAAATCTTTGAGAAATTCATTTAACACTAGGTCTATCCTTTCTTCTGTTAGGCTTTTTGCATCACTTAGCACATTTTTAGCCCATTCGTTGCATAATAACTGTACAAAATGTAGGAAATCGAAAATCACTCAATAGCAATTGTACAATATTAATTACTCATACTTCCTAATTACATGGAAATTCTCTTTGATAATGGACAGAGTTGAAATTCAATCAAGAACCTTTGCTTGGTCGGATACCACGTTGAAATTAGATGGTAGAGCCTTTTGCTTTAGtcaatcaaaaaaataataatttgacaAGTAAAGAACAATACTTTGACAACCATCCAATCTAATTATATCtaacacatatatatttattttaaaaaaaatagacgtGAAGTTGATTTAAATCTGATTCATGTTAGTTTGAATTATCTACCTACAGATAATATCATTTAGTGGAATTGTTTTTTCCTTTAAGATTATGATAATGATGTGTAAGATTAGAAATTACAATTGAGGTGGGGCGAAGATTTAAATAGGGTGAGACATGATGGGGCAGAGCAGGGAAGATTTAAATGCGATGGGGTGGACAAGACGAAACACCATATTTGTTTTTTGGAAAAAGTTTAATGAATTAGGGAATGACAAAATTACGTGTTTTTTTGTGGCGTGTTACCTTTAACTTAATGGACGTGTAAAAAATCATAGACTAAAAGCTAAACTCAACTTATATAATTAAAACGAAGTAATCATAAGAGATCATTGCCATCAAATTACGATATATTCAATTAATTACCTTTAACTTTCCTAAGAAAGAAGCAACATTAACAATCCTTGGTGAATTAGAGAGTTGAAGGAGAGGGATAAATGCTTCACTCATCCTTTTTGCGCCATAGAAGTTTGTCTCTAAGCATTGTTTTGTCAACTCATAATTTGTAACGATACCTTCAATTGATTTCTCCGTAACACTTTCGTCCTCTTCCTgcacaattaattaattaaattgttgtatGTATCGATCAGCTTTAAAGTTTACATacgtaacatatatatatatatataataaatttaaaaatgtaattttataaatagaaaaatcttACTTCATTTTCAGTAGAAATGGTCACGAAATCTccttcaattaaattttttagtaTAACAAGATTTCCTTCCACCATTAATCCACCAACCCCTGCGTTGTTAACCTGCAAATTAAAGTATTCataatttctcatttctttAAAGAATATGAAATTGATGAGGAAATGAAAGGGATCAAATTAAAGAGCTTAATTCAGAAAAAGTGTAATTACGGTTTTTTTAGTGGAATAATTCGTGATTTATCATGGTAAAATAATTCACAtagatttttgaattatttccataatagagagtttcaatattatttttgttgtccaTGTTGTGCACATAGTTAATTAGGACTAAAACTTTTATTTCTTGGTCTAGTTTTTTATCGAGAAAAATGTCGCTAAATGTGGGAGTCTTTCTAAACTAGAAGAAATAAACACTTGTTTCCAAACAATACTCATCTCTCTGCTCATTTTTActagtcatttatttttaaaatatattttcatttttacttgtcacttttattatatcaataaaagataattatattttttcatattttaccctCAACATTAAATAATGTAAGTAGAATTtcgaaaaaacaataaataatctcttcttcttcttttttttggttaaaacaaattcaatttatttgagATGAGAGATagaaaaatgatgaattaataTGGGATGAATGGAGTATCTCCCACCAAAAAGAAAGAGGTTACGTGTTCATAATTGAGTGATAAATAGTTAAATACTACTCTCTCCGATTCAAACTAATTTATGGAGTGTGCATGacttttatattctttaattagttatttaaatggaCCCTTGTTTCGGAACCTTAGTATACTAAGTTAAATTTTCATGACACAGTTTTATTgagaataatattaaaaaatcttgGTTGTATATTTTATGCCGTCACTCTATAAAATTGACTGTCTTTTTGTGTTACATACGATGAGCTTGATCTCCACCAGGAAAAGAGtgtttattaaaataataaattgcaCATTAGCTGTTACCTGATTTTGTAGATCTCAAGGACAAGGACCATATATCTTACACCCTACCACGAAAATAatattatactccctccgtctaaCACTGATTGTctactatattattttgaaatgtccaacaatatttgttcactttataaaattaataaataattttacatttaatttACACTTATCATTAGTTATAGTAATTttcctattacatttttcaaaacattgtatttattatactCAGagagtgatataataaaatcactcttctatttatagtttttaagaAGTGTGCAAAGTTAATAGTAGACAAGTATTGTTCGACAGATCTACTATTGAGTTGGCACACtccttaagaaataataaataatatgaataa belongs to Solanum stenotomum isolate F172 chromosome 1, ASM1918654v1, whole genome shotgun sequence and includes:
- the LOC125852423 gene encoding (+)-neomenthol dehydrogenase-like isoform X3; amino-acid sequence: MAEKITNVKSTRYAVVSGGNKGLGYETCKQLASKGVIVVLTSRDEKRGIEAIERLKKESNFTNDQVLFHQLDILDPTSISSLVDFINSKFGRLDILINNAGVGGLMVEGDVLVLKEIIEGDFLTISTENGEDGGTMKSYPEIVTNYELTKQCVETNYYGAKRMIEAFAPLLQLSNSPRIVNVASFLGKLKLLRNEWAKKVLSDEKSLTEEKVEQVLNEFLKDFTENSIESKGWPTYFSAYKVSKAALVAYTRILATKYPNFRVNSVCPGYCKTDVNANTGNLTAEEGAESFVKLALLPNDGPSGLFFYRQEVTFF
- the LOC125852423 gene encoding (+)-neomenthol dehydrogenase-like isoform X2, producing MAEEINTLQSTRYAVVTGGNKGIGYETCKQLLASKGVVVVLTSRDEKRGIEAIERLKKESNITNNNNQILFHQLDVMDPASISSLVDFINTKFGRLDILVNNAGVGGLMVEGNLVILKNLIEGDFVTISTENEEEDESVTEKSIEGIVTNYELTKQCLETNFYGAKRMSEAFIPLLQLSNSPRIVNVASFLGKLKLLRNEWAKKVLSDEKSLTEEKVEQVLNEFLKDFTENSIESKGWPTYFSAYKVSKAALVAYTRILATKYPNFRVNSVCPGYCKTDVNANTGNLTAEEGAESFVKLALLPNDGPSGLFFYRQEVTFF
- the LOC125852423 gene encoding (+)-neomenthol dehydrogenase-like isoform X1, with translation MAEEINTLQSTRYAVVTGGNKGIGYETCKQLLASKGVVVVLTSRDEKRGIEAIERLKKESNITNNNNQILFHQLDVMDPASISSLVDFINTKFGRLDILVNNAGVGGLMVEGNLVILKNLIEGDFVTISTENEEEDESVTEKSIEGIVTNYELTKQCLETNFYGAKRMSEAFIPLLQLSNSPRIVNVASFLGKLKLLCNEWAKNVLSDAKSLTEERIDLVLNEFLKDFTENSVEAKGWPTYFAAYKVSKAALIAYTRVLGSKYPNFRVNSVCPGYCGTDMTAYTGSLTAQEGAESLVKLALLPNDGPSGVFFYRKDVTSF